GGTGATATTGTCATCCCAGTGATTCTCGGCACTGCAGCTCCCCGTAACAATATCGACTGCGTTGAATAGACCGGATCGAATGATAGGTCCTCCACATACGGGACAGATCCTCGGAGAACCATCGTAGTTTTTGCCATTGCTTTCATTGTCATAAATAGTTTGAATTTGACTTTGTGAAAGAACTCTTCCGAAGATTTTAAATTCATCTGCCAAAGCCCCCAATGACTGCCAATTAGGCTGATTATTACCTGTTTGATAGTCACTATTGAACAGTAACCCAATTTCTCCCGAAGGATGTGTATAAAGTGAGTCGTTATACTCTCCATCTAAGTAAAACTTTGTTCCATTTGATGTCACAACAAAGGTCAACATATGCCAACCATTTAAATGTTGAGGATTAAAGTTTATTGAATCTTTACCATTATCATCATTGATATTTAAACTCCAAATATTATTAGATAACTGATGTGCGAAAAATATATAATCTCCTTGTCCACCTTGACCAGGTCTATCAGCAATATTAAAATAATAAAAATCTGAATCTATTTCTTTATGTCCATTTTCATCTAATGGAAACTTAATCCATAAATTTAAAGTATATTCGCTTGGAAGCGGGATATTATTTTTTGGTAGCAGAGCTTTATCATGAGTATCATCCGAAATAAAGTTCCCTCCTCTACACACTTGTCCTTCATTTTGAGAAGCTTGTTCAAAAGCTGTTAAATTATATTCATTTCCTAATAAGCCATAATTTTTAATTTCATATGTATTTGGATCATTGTCCCAACTACACTCATCAAAATGATAATCTATTTTTACATTGTATAATTCTTGAAAAGAGTAATATGGAACTACCACAATTCCATCAAAAGAGAGATCGTCTATATCATCAATATTGGATGCATAATTCGAATTTATTACAACTTGTTTAATCCCTGATACATTTTGATCATAAATAACATCAAAATTAAATTTATCTGTATTATTATGATTGATATAAAAAGTTGTTATCAAATTATTATTTTTATCATAAACTTTTATAGTATTGACATTGTTTTGATGAACATCCCTCATATTCGGTATGAGAACTTCAAAACCCACTAGATTATCTGTAATATTAATATCAAAAGTATAAGAGTTTCCTAATGGAGCGTCAGGATAATAAGCAATTGAACTATTTTCAATATCATACCAATCATCATAATCATCTGTATTTCCTGTATGCAAATGATCAAGGTGGACAACTGCAGTAGTGTTGACATCGCTATAAAGTTTTATCGCATCAAATGTAAAATCATCTATATCATCTATTCTTCTACTTGAGCAATCTCTTTCTCTTCCATTACGATAACAGCTTCCAATTACTGCAATTGTATGAAACCCTTTAGATAAAGCCAAAGGAGGATCAATTGTAACAGTGTCACTTCCATCGCTTCCCGTTGCAACAAGGTTACTATCGATATAAAGCCGTATATTAGTATTAGTAGTCAATCCTATAGCATTTATAAGTTCGAAACCCGTAATTGTAGTATCTTGCGAAAGATAAAAATAGGAAGGGTTATCAAGGTAATATTGATAGGTATGTTCCCCATCCTCTTCTCCATATATACTGTACAATCGTTTTTTTGTAAGAGGTTCTTCATATTGCCAACCACTTCTAAACCCATCTCCTACATGCAAAGAGCCCTGCAATATGATATCTGCAAAAAGAGACGATGTCAAAAGCAAAAAAAGAATTATAAATTTTTTCATAACATCACCTTCGAAACTGTGACAACTGCTGCACTCTCACTTCTCAAAACCATCGGGGTATCCAACCCCTTCACTTTCTCAAACATCGTTCTCTCTTCTTTTGTCACACCGCCTTCCGGTCCAATTAACACTCTTTCTACATTATCGGTACAACTGAGTTTTTCTTCACAAAAATCGATGAGTACTATATTATTATATTTCTTTATAACTTCATCAAGACTTAAAAGTATCTCCAACTCCATCA
This region of Nitratiruptor sp. YY08-10 genomic DNA includes:
- a CDS encoding LamG domain-containing protein: MKKFIILFLLLTSSLFADIILQGSLHVGDGFRSGWQYEEPLTKKRLYSIYGEEDGEHTYQYYLDNPSYFYLSQDTTITGFELINAIGLTTNTNIRLYIDSNLVATGSDGSDTVTIDPPLALSKGFHTIAVIGSCYRNGRERDCSSRRIDDIDDFTFDAIKLYSDVNTTAVVHLDHLHTGNTDDYDDWYDIENSSIAYYPDAPLGNSYTFDINITDNLVGFEVLIPNMRDVHQNNVNTIKVYDKNNNLITTFYINHNNTDKFNFDVIYDQNVSGIKQVVINSNYASNIDDIDDLSFDGIVVVPYYSFQELYNVKIDYHFDECSWDNDPNTYEIKNYGLLGNEYNLTAFEQASQNEGQVCRGGNFISDDTHDKALLPKNNIPLPSEYTLNLWIKFPLDENGHKEIDSDFYYFNIADRPGQGGQGDYIFFAHQLSNNIWSLNINDDNGKDSINFNPQHLNGWHMLTFVVTSNGTKFYLDGEYNDSLYTHPSGEIGLLFNSDYQTGNNQPNWQSLGALADEFKIFGRVLSQSQIQTIYDNESNGKNYDGSPRICPVCGGPIIRSGLFNAVDIVTGSCSAENHWDDNITTKIVNKDFNLTVLAKAADGSSGFEANITKVSLYLFDSSSSGACSGSYTEVSVCTDCGTTKNGCLPVGPMQVDRAKKCVLVHIEGKDINSTSNDVNESNSTDNFAIRPDHFSLTAPASMVAGKDTAILVDALDEANQKVIDYNETLHVRGASVDIEYNETKIGCKTGTFEIVSGDQFQNGEANMSVRYSEVGEINVTVQEVNGTEFASIDSDDTSLSQRLITPVSTTLSFKPDHFDINGSLHNFQDHDFTYLSDDLNMSAYLPLVITAKNALGDTTTNYNTNCYAKDIDINISHTSVPSNNLNSLLYLYEDANDQNSSVTWIDKNATITIQNYPASNFTTDHNGSAYITLYCNFDRNSSKPVDPFELNITGTNVVDTDRVEGSSSDINGTANFYYARFRTDDLATSESEDNTTAQVLVYDSSDTKFDTNQTLMHWYVNAFHSQSDGDIRESNVSSSTTLQASDIDDSFSLNWSQENGIFTITINNTSKTKETRYIHLDIPSWLWFSYGGGSYSYDIGSDCTQHPCIKYNYIPPTQTKGVKSGTVSGVDFDQNVTSSKRGVKVYR